A genomic stretch from Cellulomonas sp. KRMCY2 includes:
- a CDS encoding glycosyltransferase family 2 protein: MDAVWRGSGPGRTPEVSIIVPTFNEAPNVPELVRQIGDAVAGLDAEVVFVDDSTDDTADVVRAVAGSSVVPVRLIHREHPVGGLSGAVQEGFRSSVATWCLVMDGDLQHPPEMIPVLLGRAKDSGADVVVASRYMGEGSSSGLANAARRAVSSASTALTRAMFPIRLADCSDPMTGFFVVRREAVDLTLLQPRGFKILLEILARHRLTVSEVPFVFGRRFAGESKASVLQGLHFMRQLAALRFGRMSRFAIIGGFGALVNLGIVAALTGLGMGYLVAAAIAAEATILMNFFLQERFVFGDLRHEGRGPLVRFAQSFGFNNIEAVVRLPVLALLVSSAHIAAVPATAVTLLAAFLLRFVFHARVVYRPRRSTRRQRTTIGSEPVLKEFS; this comes from the coding sequence GTGGACGCTGTGTGGCGTGGGAGTGGTCCCGGCCGGACGCCCGAGGTCAGCATCATCGTGCCGACCTTCAACGAGGCTCCGAACGTCCCCGAGCTCGTCCGCCAGATCGGCGACGCGGTGGCCGGGCTCGACGCCGAGGTGGTCTTCGTCGACGACTCGACCGATGACACGGCCGACGTGGTGCGCGCTGTGGCCGGGTCGTCGGTGGTCCCGGTCCGGCTGATCCATCGCGAGCACCCCGTGGGCGGGCTCAGCGGCGCGGTGCAGGAAGGGTTCCGGTCGAGTGTGGCGACCTGGTGCCTCGTCATGGACGGTGACCTCCAGCACCCGCCGGAGATGATCCCCGTGCTGCTCGGCAGGGCCAAGGACTCCGGCGCCGACGTCGTGGTGGCGTCCCGATACATGGGCGAGGGGAGCAGCAGCGGGCTGGCGAACGCTGCTCGGCGCGCGGTCTCCAGTGCGTCGACCGCGCTGACCCGGGCGATGTTCCCGATCCGACTGGCCGACTGCTCGGACCCGATGACCGGGTTCTTCGTGGTTCGTCGGGAGGCGGTCGACCTGACCCTCCTGCAGCCGCGCGGCTTCAAGATCCTGCTGGAGATCCTCGCCCGTCACCGCCTCACGGTCAGCGAGGTGCCCTTCGTCTTCGGACGCCGGTTCGCCGGCGAGTCGAAGGCATCGGTCCTCCAGGGTCTGCACTTCATGCGGCAGCTGGCGGCCCTGCGGTTCGGGCGGATGTCCCGGTTCGCCATCATCGGTGGGTTCGGCGCACTGGTGAACCTCGGCATCGTCGCGGCGCTGACGGGTCTCGGGATGGGGTACCTGGTAGCGGCGGCGATCGCAGCCGAGGCCACCATCCTGATGAACTTCTTCCTGCAGGAGCGGTTCGTGTTCGGCGACCTGCGTCACGAGGGCCGCGGACCGCTGGTGCGGTTCGCCCAGTCCTTCGGCTTCAACAACATCGAGGCCGTGGTGCGCCTGCCGGTCCTGGCGCTCCTGGTCTCCAGTGCGCACATCGCCGCCGTCCCGGCGACCGCGGTGACCCTCCTCGCGGCCTTCCTCCTGCGGTTCGTCTTCCACGCCCGCGTGGTCTACCGTCCGCGGCGCTCCACCCGGCGGCAGCGGACGACGATCGGTTCCGAGCCGGTGCTCAAGGAGTTCAGCTGA